One region of Drosophila subobscura isolate 14011-0131.10 chromosome J, UCBerk_Dsub_1.0, whole genome shotgun sequence genomic DNA includes:
- the LOC117895177 gene encoding uncharacterized protein LOC117895177, with the protein MPKEDPFVNRAQLLKAIKKYPEIWDSNNKLHMCRSVTSPMWTEIAEQFGGHVPTVKLQSIWSQMKYHYHNLVHRQILHKERFNTKWEHFDPMSFMYNITVAKIVGAQSGGGAAEPPPANTDQPLQLAGASPTLSNPSTPIAIPTPPPPLPSASHGRGRPSGSLSWLHTPVPPPPPPHSPAPQPPHHLMGQPLPYTAFTGLLPPAAVPAELPPVAPPRKLGRPSSLHNSMRSRIIDAIKARPPLWAGRQRSEKGQGQSRTSAVWKEAAIEMGLTPTLMQTRWSIIKQRYVDELQKERYAQYSHQGFRSNWEHFERMSFMRDILLKKVDEREQTREHIQEIVSEQQQQQHHQHHQQLGGQHLHHYRPPPGLLGLAEHAQDMPIGLVQHQLPHHEAVHVHPTLAVMHPHHPQAILAAGARRRVKHESDLEWDPFEMILQVHGTGEPAAN; encoded by the exons ATGCCCAAAGAGGATCCATTCGTAAATCGCGCCCAGCTGCTAAAGGCCATCAAGAAGTATCCCGAGATATGGGACTCCAACAACAAGCTGCACATGTGCCGTAGCGTCACATCGCCCATGTGGACGGAGATCGCTGAGCAGTTCGGAGGTCATGTGCCgacag TCAAACTCCAATCGATCTGGAGCCAGATGAAGTACCACTACCACAACTTGGTGCATCGCCAGATCCTGCACAAGGAGCGCTTCAACACCAAGTGGGAGCACTTTGATCCCATGTCTTTCATGTACAACATCACCGTGGCCAAGATTGTGGGCGCCCAATCCGGCGGCGGTGCCGCCGAGCCACCGCCAGCCAACACCGAtcagccgctgcagctggccgGCGCTTCTCCAACGCTCTCCAATCCTTCCACGCCCATTGCCATACCCACtcccccaccaccactgccCAGTGCATCCCACGGACGCGGACGTCCCAGCGGCAGCCTCAGCTGGCTGCACACTCccgtgccgccgccgccgccgccgcactcCCCTGCACCACAGCCGCCGCACCATCTGATGGGCCAGCCGCTGCCGTACACCGCCTTCACGGGTCTGCTGCCCCCGGCTGCTGTGCCAGCGGAGCTGCCGCCAGTGGCGCCACCGCGCAAGCTGGGCCGCCCCAGTTCGCTGCACAACAGCATGCGGAGCCGCATCATCGATGCCATCAAGGCACGGCCCCCGCTGTGGGCCGGGCGGCAGCGGAGCGAAaagggccagggccagagccgCACCTCCGCGGTGTGGAAGGAGGCGGCCATCGAAATGGGATTAACGCCAA CTCTCATGCAGACCCGCTGGTCGATCATCAAGCAGCGCTATGTGGACGAGCTGCAGAAGGAGCGCTACGCTCAGTATTCGCATCAGGGATTCCGCTCCAACTGGGAGCACTTTGAGCGCATGTCCTTCATGCGCGATATCCTGCTAAAGAAGGTGGACGAGCGGGAGCAGACACGCGAACATATCCAGGAGATAgtcagcgagcagcagcagcagcagcatcaccaacaccaccagcagTTGGGCGGACAGCATCTGCACCACTACCGCCCACCGCCGGGGCTCCTGGGACTGGCTGAACACGCCCAGGACATGCCCATTGGCCTGGTGCAGCATCAGCTGCCGCATCATGAGGCTGTGCACGTGCACCCAACGCTGGCCGTGATGCATCCACACCATCCTCAAGCCATACTCGCTGCCGGCGCACGTCGACGCGTCAAGCATGAGTCCGATCTGGAGTGGGATCCATTCGAGATGATTCTCCAGGTGCACGGCACGGGCGAACCCGCAGCCAACTGA